The proteins below are encoded in one region of Peptoniphilus sp. GNH:
- a CDS encoding SIR2 family protein — protein sequence MNIDSEEFEPIFMDIKERYLSGVNFPKLIVGTGLSIAMNIPGMSKLAEKLEESFESIGDLELQKQWNKYKGKIKDEGLEAALLDVSISEELFVEIIREITSEFILDEEYNQHSDILNEISGFEKLLKYLLGTVSVNNQVIDIMTPNYDRIIELICDKLKLSTTLGFSGNMYQTFNENILKQPYDFFSKSVPLVRLFKPHGSVNWIKKNEREYQINDYKLLKDNKCYIDIITPGSMKYKLGMINGIFRCHREIFNELITDSKKNFSIFIYGYGFNDQHFNTVFEDTQKDVIVLTRTIKKSFLDRAMKNENWTLFYKYEDKEENTEENTEEGNYMVYKGKKYNINKELWDINVFSETFLG from the coding sequence ATGAATATAGATAGTGAAGAATTTGAACCAATATTTATGGATATTAAGGAACGATACCTATCAGGTGTAAATTTCCCCAAATTAATAGTTGGAACAGGGCTTTCTATTGCAATGAATATTCCGGGAATGTCAAAATTGGCTGAAAAATTGGAGGAATCGTTTGAAAGTATCGGTGATTTAGAGTTACAGAAGCAGTGGAACAAATATAAGGGGAAGATCAAAGATGAAGGATTAGAAGCAGCCTTATTAGATGTTTCAATAAGTGAAGAATTGTTTGTGGAAATAATTCGAGAGATAACGAGTGAATTTATTTTAGATGAAGAATATAATCAGCATAGTGATATATTAAATGAAATTTCCGGATTTGAAAAATTATTAAAGTACTTATTGGGAACTGTAAGTGTAAATAATCAAGTAATCGATATAATGACTCCTAATTATGACAGAATTATAGAACTAATTTGTGATAAATTAAAACTATCAACTACATTAGGATTTTCGGGGAATATGTATCAAACTTTTAATGAAAATATACTAAAGCAACCTTATGATTTTTTTTCTAAAAGCGTTCCTTTAGTAAGATTATTTAAGCCACATGGATCAGTTAATTGGATAAAAAAGAATGAGAGAGAATATCAGATTAATGATTATAAGTTACTAAAAGATAATAAGTGCTATATAGATATTATTACACCAGGCAGTATGAAATATAAGTTAGGAATGATTAACGGTATTTTTAGATGTCATAGGGAAATTTTTAATGAATTGATAACAGACTCTAAAAAGAATTTTTCTATATTTATTTATGGATATGGATTCAATGACCAGCATTTTAATACAGTATTCGAGGATACTCAAAAGGATGTGATTGTCTTGACAAGGACTATTAAAAAATCATTTTTAGATAGAGCAATGAAAAACGAAAACTGGACTTTATTTTATAAATATGAAGATAAAGAAGAAAATACAGAAGAAAATACAGAAGAAGGAAATTATATGGTATATAAAGGTAAAAAATATAATATAAATAAGGAATTATGGGATATAAATGTATTTTCGGAAACTTTTTTAGGATAG
- a CDS encoding helix-turn-helix transcriptional regulator, whose product MRTFSYKRLFKKLIDLDMTNNELMERAKISKSTFYKMKNGQNITTDVLLRICNTLDCGIEEIMECSDEYR is encoded by the coding sequence GTGAGAACTTTTAGTTATAAAAGATTATTTAAAAAACTCATTGATTTAGATATGACAAATAATGAATTGATGGAAAGGGCAAAAATAAGTAAAAGCACATTTTACAAAATGAAGAATGGGCAGAATATAACGACGGATGTTTTACTTAGAATTTGCAATACTTTGGATTGTGGTATTGAAGAAATTATGGAGTGTAGTGATGAATATAGATAG
- a CDS encoding nucleotidyl transferase AbiEii/AbiGii toxin family protein has translation MINIESIKGKIRSLAEKKNLKSQEVLQIYFFERFLERLSTSKYKNNFVIKGGFLISSLIGIENRTTMDMDTTIKGIALKEEKIKEIVQEIININVDDGIRFEIKDISYIREEDEYENFRISLIANVGKTKNPMKLDLTTGDAITPREIEYTYPCIFSKENIKIMAYPLETILAEKYETIIRRNIATTRMRDFYDLYTLYKLKKDEINYKILKEAIQRTSKRKGSQEIIQDYKEIIEDIKEDSYLISLWEVYLSENKYIGDLTFDKVVGVVTILSNRIYEM, from the coding sequence GTGATTAATATCGAGAGCATAAAGGGTAAGATAAGAAGTCTGGCGGAGAAGAAAAATTTGAAGTCGCAAGAAGTTTTGCAAATATATTTCTTTGAAAGATTTTTAGAAAGGCTATCTACATCAAAATACAAAAATAATTTCGTAATAAAGGGAGGATTCCTTATATCATCCTTAATTGGCATTGAAAATAGAACAACTATGGACATGGACACAACCATTAAAGGTATAGCTCTAAAAGAAGAAAAAATAAAAGAAATAGTTCAAGAAATTATAAATATCAATGTAGATGATGGAATAAGATTTGAAATAAAAGACATTAGTTATATTAGGGAAGAGGACGAGTACGAGAACTTTAGAATATCACTAATAGCAAATGTTGGAAAGACCAAAAACCCGATGAAACTAGACCTAACAACAGGAGATGCAATAACACCAAGGGAAATAGAATATACCTATCCATGTATCTTTAGCAAAGAAAATATAAAAATAATGGCATACCCATTAGAAACAATTTTAGCTGAAAAATATGAAACCATAATCAGAAGAAATATAGCAACGACACGAATGAGAGACTTCTACGACCTATACACTCTCTACAAGCTAAAAAAAGATGAGATAAACTATAAAATTTTAAAAGAAGCAATACAAAGAACCTCAAAGAGAAAAGGAAGTCAGGAGATAATTCAAGACTATAAGGAAATAATCGAGGACATAAAAGAAGATTCATACCTAATATCCTTATGGGAAGTATATCTCAGTGAAAATAAATACATTGGAGATTTGACCTTTGATAAGGTTGTTGGTGTGGTTACAATTTTATCAAATAGAATTTATGAGATGTAA
- a CDS encoding type IV toxin-antitoxin system AbiEi family antitoxin domain-containing protein translates to MNTLKEYIQENLVITNKEAEELGYTRHNLSELTKIGQLERLRPGLYQLKGKVIDDFVLISSNRNRIIFSHQTALYLHELSDRTPNVFHISVPQGYNASHIKKRYEDLQVHYVKKDLYEIGKTEIKSPQGNLIPVYDIERTICDIIIDREKIDKQIFTEAIKRYFKLSNKNLRRLIKYSRLFKIEDEIRKYMEVLS, encoded by the coding sequence ATGAATACACTTAAAGAATATATACAAGAAAATTTAGTAATAACTAACAAAGAAGCAGAAGAACTTGGATATACTAGGCATAATCTATCAGAATTAACAAAAATAGGACAACTAGAAAGATTAAGACCAGGACTATATCAATTAAAAGGAAAAGTAATAGACGATTTTGTTTTAATATCATCTAATAGAAATCGAATTATATTTTCCCATCAAACAGCCCTATACCTCCACGAACTATCCGACAGAACTCCAAATGTATTTCATATATCTGTACCCCAAGGCTACAATGCAAGCCATATAAAAAAGCGATATGAAGATTTACAAGTTCACTATGTAAAAAAAGACTTATACGAAATTGGAAAGACAGAAATAAAATCACCCCAAGGCAATCTTATACCAGTTTACGATATCGAAAGAACAATTTGCGATATCATTATCGACAGAGAAAAAATAGATAAGCAAATTTTTACAGAAGCCATAAAAAGATACTTTAAATTATCAAATAAAAATCTAAGACGACTCATAAAATACAGCAGACTATTTAAAATAGAAGATGAAATTAGGAAATATATGGAGGTATTATCGTGA
- a CDS encoding DUF4065 domain-containing protein: protein MDAKKIAKWFLSKESMSPKKIQKLVYYAYSWYLTLMNDSVEYLNNKLFDEEIKAWVHGPVVNSIYQEYRDYKFNEVPKQEIDENEFDEDTLDVLNQVWDVYGQYNANELESITHQEEPWISARGDLSPLENGYDSIDDRIIFEYYLGQMEED from the coding sequence ATGGATGCTAAGAAAATTGCAAAATGGTTTTTAAGTAAGGAATCAATGTCTCCTAAGAAGATACAAAAATTAGTGTATTATGCGTATTCATGGTATCTTACTCTAATGAATGATAGCGTTGAATATTTAAATAATAAATTATTTGATGAAGAAATCAAAGCCTGGGTACATGGTCCTGTTGTAAATTCAATTTATCAAGAATATAGAGACTATAAATTTAATGAAGTTCCAAAGCAAGAAATTGATGAAAACGAGTTTGATGAGGATACTCTTGATGTGCTCAATCAAGTATGGGATGTGTATGGTCAATATAATGCAAACGAACTTGAAAGTATTACCCATCAAGAAGAACCTTGGATAAGTGCAAGAGGGGATTTGAGTCCACTTGAAAATGGTTACGATTCTATTGATGATAGAATTATATTTGAGTACTATTTAGGCCAAATGGAAGAGGACTAA
- a CDS encoding recombinase family protein has protein sequence MNSKVIVIPAKKKKGNSIKESEKKKLRVAAYARVSTDSDEQATSYDTQVDHYTNYIKKNPEWEFAGVFSDEGISGTYTKKRAGFNKMIEEAMEGNIDYIITKSISRFARNTLDCLKYIRKLKENNIPVYFEKENINTMDAKGEVLLTIMASLAQQESQSLSQNVKLGFQYRFQQGQVQVNHNRFLGYTKDEDGKLVIVPEEAKIVKRIYREYLEGSSLRDIKVGLEKDKIVNGAGNKKWHVSNLNQILTNEKYMGDALLQKTYTVDFLNKKRVKNDGIAPQYYVENSHEAIIPKEIFMRVGEEMYRRTNMVSGKGKRRIYSSKYALSSIVYCSKCGDIYRRIAWNNRGKKYTVWRCCTRVTHGPDACYARTIKETDLQEAVVESINQLISESSELKEIIKENIEKAITGDGSSQIDEIDKEMLEVQEELLKVANAKKDYTDLAKRVEELRNEKEKILLSIAEEKNIQSRLKELEEFLDNQELEIESYDEDLVRKLIEKIVVYEEKLKVIFKSGLEVEIEN, from the coding sequence ATGAATAGTAAGGTTATAGTCATACCAGCGAAAAAGAAAAAAGGAAACTCCATCAAGGAATCAGAAAAGAAAAAACTAAGAGTGGCAGCTTATGCGAGGGTATCAACAGATAGCGATGAACAAGCAACCTCTTATGACACTCAAGTAGACCATTACACAAACTATATTAAGAAAAATCCAGAATGGGAATTTGCGGGGGTTTTTTCTGATGAAGGAATCAGTGGAACATATACCAAGAAAAGAGCTGGATTTAATAAAATGATTGAAGAAGCCATGGAAGGAAATATCGACTATATCATCACAAAGTCTATATCGAGGTTTGCTAGAAACACATTAGACTGCTTAAAGTATATACGTAAACTTAAAGAAAACAACATACCAGTCTATTTTGAAAAAGAAAACATCAATACAATGGATGCCAAGGGAGAAGTCCTACTTACTATTATGGCATCTCTTGCTCAACAGGAAAGTCAGTCTTTATCACAAAATGTGAAGTTAGGCTTTCAATATAGATTTCAACAAGGTCAAGTCCAAGTAAACCATAATAGGTTTTTAGGCTATACAAAAGATGAAGACGGAAAACTTGTCATCGTTCCTGAAGAAGCAAAAATAGTAAAAAGGATCTACAGAGAATACTTGGAAGGGTCAAGCCTACGAGACATAAAGGTAGGACTTGAAAAAGACAAGATAGTAAATGGTGCAGGAAATAAGAAGTGGCATGTATCAAACCTCAATCAAATTTTAACCAATGAGAAATATATGGGGGATGCCCTATTACAAAAGACTTATACAGTGGATTTTCTAAATAAGAAAAGAGTAAAAAATGATGGAATAGCACCTCAATATTATGTAGAAAATAGCCATGAAGCCATCATACCAAAAGAAATCTTCATGCGAGTTGGAGAAGAAATGTACAGACGAACTAATATGGTAAGTGGCAAAGGTAAAAGAAGAATTTATTCAAGCAAATACGCTCTTTCAAGTATTGTCTACTGCTCTAAATGCGGGGATATTTACAGGAGAATAGCATGGAATAATAGAGGAAAGAAATATACTGTTTGGAGATGTTGTACAAGAGTAACTCATGGACCAGATGCCTGCTATGCAAGAACCATAAAAGAGACTGATCTACAAGAGGCAGTTGTAGAATCCATTAATCAGCTTATATCTGAAAGCAGTGAATTAAAAGAAATAATAAAAGAAAATATTGAAAAAGCCATCACAGGTGATGGAAGTAGCCAGATAGATGAAATAGACAAAGAAATGCTGGAGGTTCAAGAAGAGCTTTTAAAAGTTGCTAATGCCAAGAAAGACTACACAGACCTCGCAAAAAGGGTTGAAGAATTAAGGAATGAAAAGGAAAAGATACTCTTGAGTATTGCAGAAGAGAAGAATATACAAAGCAGGCTAAAGGAATTAGAAGAGTTTTTAGATAATCAAGAATTAGAAATAGAAAGCTATGATGAAGATTTGGTAAGGAAACTTATAGAGAAGATAGTGGTTTATGAAGAGAAACTGAAAGTAATATTTAAATCTGGACTTGAGGTTGAAATAGAAAATTGA
- a CDS encoding recombinase family protein: MSRLCYGYTIIDGRLEVKEKEAENIRKIFKNYLAGNALIKSAELAGLKKNSSSVKRILTNKKYLGNDIYPKIIDEESFEKAGQMLKERAVAMGRVWEKEEEIIKVPCKFRYKEEGVLPIDPLERASHQYNLIEVIDDE; the protein is encoded by the coding sequence ATGTCTAGACTATGTTATGGCTATACCATAATAGACGGAAGATTAGAAGTTAAAGAAAAAGAAGCTGAGAATATAAGAAAAATCTTTAAAAACTATCTTGCAGGTAATGCCCTTATAAAGTCTGCAGAACTTGCAGGTTTAAAGAAAAATAGTTCCAGCGTTAAAAGAATATTAACCAATAAAAAGTATTTAGGCAATGACATCTATCCTAAGATAATAGATGAAGAAAGTTTTGAAAAGGCAGGTCAAATGCTAAAGGAAAGGGCAGTGGCTATGGGACGAGTTTGGGAAAAGGAAGAAGAGATTATTAAAGTTCCCTGCAAGTTTAGGTATAAAGAGGAAGGAGTTCTACCAATAGATCCCCTTGAACGAGCAAGCCACCAGTACAATTTAATCGAGGTGATAGATGATGAATAG
- a CDS encoding recombinase family protein translates to MKKITKIEANQKEESILRVAAYARVSTDEEAQLVSLKTQKAHYEKMISENKLYSFAGLYFDEGITGTKKECRDGLLKMLKDCEDGKIDFILTKSISRLARNTTDCLEIVRRLLDLNIGIYFEKENIDTRTMESELMLSILSSLAESESRSISENNKWSIKKRFQNGTFIISSPPYGYENVDGKMVVNEDEGKIIKEIFKKYLSGKGTHKIAEDLNKRKIKGQKGARWHGSTINGILKNEKYIGDVIYQKTYTDENYNRHKNNGEEDQYKIIDNHEAIVSREDFEKVQDLIKIRAIAKGNGKNTKKYQNRYSLSGTIKCGECGSTFKRRHHYNGKDKYIAWTCSEHLKDINKCSMKFIKDKNIKLAFVTLVNKLVFGKDSILIPLLETLKRVDSKEEVEKINKIEENLEKLKDRKEVLSKLITSGVLDASIYAKESSEISSEESYLVKEKERCKKAILGNDEEIRELEKLIGILDKSKMLDHFESELFVEIIDHIQVINREILDFYLKCGLVLREEVKNNV, encoded by the coding sequence ATGAAAAAGATAACAAAAATAGAAGCAAATCAAAAAGAAGAATCTATATTAAGAGTAGCGGCCTATGCAAGAGTATCGACAGATGAGGAAGCTCAGCTTGTGAGTCTTAAAACGCAAAAGGCACACTACGAAAAGATGATATCTGAGAACAAGTTATATAGTTTTGCAGGCCTATACTTTGATGAAGGCATCACTGGAACAAAGAAAGAATGTAGAGACGGACTCTTAAAAATGTTAAAAGACTGTGAAGACGGAAAAATAGATTTTATTCTAACCAAATCCATCTCAAGGCTTGCAAGAAATACAACAGACTGTTTGGAAATAGTAAGAAGACTCCTCGATTTAAACATTGGTATCTATTTTGAAAAAGAAAACATTGATACCAGAACCATGGAAAGTGAGTTGATGTTATCCATTCTGTCATCCCTTGCAGAAAGTGAATCCAGGTCTATTTCAGAAAATAACAAGTGGTCCATAAAGAAGAGATTTCAAAATGGAACTTTTATTATATCAAGCCCACCCTATGGCTATGAGAATGTAGATGGAAAGATGGTAGTGAATGAAGATGAAGGAAAAATAATAAAAGAAATATTTAAAAAGTATCTTTCAGGTAAGGGAACGCATAAAATTGCAGAAGACTTAAATAAAAGAAAGATTAAAGGACAAAAAGGAGCAAGATGGCATGGATCAACTATAAACGGCATCTTAAAAAATGAAAAATATATAGGCGATGTCATCTACCAAAAGACCTATACAGATGAAAATTATAATAGACATAAAAATAATGGGGAAGAAGACCAGTATAAGATTATAGATAACCATGAAGCTATTGTAAGTAGAGAGGACTTTGAGAAAGTACAGGACTTAATCAAGATAAGGGCTATAGCGAAAGGAAATGGAAAAAACACTAAAAAATATCAAAATAGATATAGTCTATCGGGGACAATAAAATGCGGCGAGTGTGGATCAACCTTTAAAAGAAGACATCACTATAATGGCAAAGATAAATATATAGCTTGGACTTGTAGTGAACATCTAAAAGATATCAATAAGTGTTCTATGAAGTTTATTAAAGATAAGAATATAAAACTAGCTTTTGTGACTTTAGTAAACAAGCTAGTCTTTGGAAAAGATAGTATTCTAATTCCACTCTTAGAAACATTAAAGAGAGTGGACAGCAAGGAAGAAGTCGAGAAGATAAATAAAATAGAAGAAAACCTAGAAAAACTAAAGGATAGAAAAGAGGTTCTAAGCAAACTAATAACTTCAGGAGTTTTAGATGCAAGTATTTACGCAAAAGAAAGCAGTGAAATTTCAAGTGAAGAAAGTTATCTAGTCAAAGAAAAGGAAAGATGTAAAAAAGCCATTCTTGGAAATGATGAAGAAATAAGAGAGCTTGAAAAACTAATAGGAATTTTAGATAAAAGTAAAATGCTAGATCACTTTGAAAGTGAATTGTTTGTAGAAATCATTGACCACATACAGGTAATTAATAGAGAGATTCTGGATTTTTATTTAAAGTGTGGACTTGTACTTAGAGAGGAAGTGAAAAATAATGTCTAG
- a CDS encoding ABC transporter ATP-binding protein has product MIKFNNASFTYKSKERQGGVFNISLSIEEGEFVLLTGESGCGKTTLTRLINGLSPEYYTGDLQGEVEINGEKVGQTSIQSLSKVVGSVFQNPKSQFFNVDSTSEIAFGLENMGVDRMEMLDRIGKIAYALNIHELLDRNLFNLSGGEKQKIACASTAVMEAPILVLDEPSSNLDIESIDDLKNILKYWKQQGKTIIIAEHRLYYLMDLVDRVIYMKDGRISKDYSIEEFKDISDKKLHEMGLRSSHIPKFESKDIEYTNEIALDNFCVYYNKVVGLEINHLDLPRKHIIGILGKNGAGKSTFANCLCGIAEESTGIMTLEGKSYDSKERLEISYMVMQDVNNQLFTESVKEEISVSLSSDEISGQVDEILAQLNLLELKELHPMSLSGGQKQRVALASALASNSRILILDEPTSGLDYHNMLDVAQSLKQMKDKTIFLITHDPELLKECCDYFIFLENGYVEWSGNYTEENIHKLNDFFKT; this is encoded by the coding sequence ATGATAAAATTTAACAATGCTAGCTTTACCTATAAGAGCAAAGAAAGACAAGGTGGCGTTTTTAATATAAGTTTATCCATTGAAGAAGGAGAATTTGTGCTACTAACAGGTGAGTCTGGATGTGGGAAAACTACTCTTACGAGACTAATTAATGGCCTTTCCCCTGAATATTATACTGGAGATTTACAAGGTGAAGTGGAGATTAATGGAGAAAAAGTAGGACAAACTAGCATTCAATCACTTTCAAAGGTAGTCGGCTCTGTATTTCAAAACCCAAAATCACAATTTTTCAATGTGGATTCTACAAGTGAAATAGCTTTTGGACTTGAGAATATGGGTGTTGATAGAATGGAGATGCTTGACAGGATAGGAAAGATAGCTTATGCATTAAACATTCATGAACTGTTAGATAGGAATCTATTTAATTTATCAGGTGGTGAAAAGCAAAAAATTGCTTGTGCATCTACAGCTGTGATGGAAGCCCCTATTTTAGTTTTAGATGAGCCTTCATCAAATTTAGACATTGAAAGCATTGATGATTTAAAAAATATACTTAAATATTGGAAACAACAAGGCAAAACAATTATCATAGCTGAACATAGGTTATATTATTTAATGGACTTGGTCGACCGAGTTATTTATATGAAAGATGGTCGAATTAGCAAGGATTATAGCATTGAGGAATTTAAGGATATTTCAGACAAGAAGTTGCACGAGATGGGATTAAGATCTTCTCATATTCCTAAGTTTGAGAGTAAAGACATTGAGTATACCAATGAAATAGCACTTGATAATTTTTGTGTATATTACAATAAAGTGGTTGGATTAGAAATCAATCATCTAGATCTTCCTAGAAAACATATAATAGGAATTCTTGGGAAAAATGGTGCTGGAAAATCTACCTTTGCCAATTGTCTGTGTGGTATTGCAGAAGAATCAACAGGGATAATGACCTTAGAAGGAAAAAGCTACGATAGCAAAGAAAGGCTTGAGATTTCTTATATGGTCATGCAAGATGTGAATAACCAACTCTTTACAGAGAGTGTCAAAGAGGAAATTTCAGTTAGCCTTAGTTCAGATGAAATAAGTGGACAAGTAGATGAGATTTTAGCTCAATTAAATTTGCTGGAATTAAAAGAGCTCCATCCCATGTCGCTATCTGGAGGACAAAAGCAAAGAGTAGCTTTAGCTAGTGCCCTTGCTTCAAATAGTCGCATACTAATATTAGATGAACCTACCTCTGGTCTGGATTATCATAATATGTTAGATGTGGCTCAAAGTTTAAAGCAGATGAAAGATAAAACTATTTTCCTCATCACTCATGATCCTGAATTACTAAAGGAGTGTTGTGATTATTTTATTTTTTTGGAAAACGGATATGTGGAATGGTCAGGAAACTATACTGAAGAAAATATTCACAAATTAAATGATTTCTTTAAAACATAA
- a CDS encoding energy-coupling factor transporter transmembrane protein EcfT codes for MEAYKTYVPPIKKGFYLDPRTKILFMVFISTIMFFVYDNIGIDIAIVSIAIFLLVSNKNYKAATIYGILFVLAVISSKTKNMYELPSILNMINVLLNSLVIRLFPIFMMGYYTISSTKPNEFIAAMVKWKIPNAFIIPVSVVFRFIPTLKEENKAISNAMRMRGIRFNSKKTKANPSLFLEYRIIPLLFSVVKIGDELSASALTRGLDNVKGRTSLVEVKFSKYDFLIFLLIIGLIVWSLV; via the coding sequence ATGGAGGCTTACAAAACTTATGTTCCCCCAATAAAGAAAGGCTTTTATTTAGATCCGAGAACAAAAATATTATTTATGGTATTCATTAGCACTATAATGTTTTTTGTCTATGACAATATAGGTATAGATATAGCGATAGTTTCTATCGCTATATTCTTGCTTGTATCTAATAAAAATTACAAAGCTGCAACCATATATGGAATTTTATTTGTTTTGGCTGTTATTTCAAGCAAAACTAAAAATATGTATGAATTACCATCCATATTAAACATGATTAATGTATTGCTCAACTCATTAGTCATAAGGCTTTTTCCTATTTTCATGATGGGATACTATACGATTAGTTCCACCAAACCAAATGAATTTATAGCAGCTATGGTAAAGTGGAAAATTCCAAATGCGTTTATTATTCCTGTTTCTGTAGTATTTCGTTTCATACCTACTCTAAAGGAAGAAAATAAGGCTATATCAAATGCTATGCGAATGAGGGGGATACGATTTAATAGTAAAAAAACAAAAGCCAATCCATCATTGTTTTTAGAGTACAGAATTATCCCGCTCCTGTTTTCTGTTGTCAAAATAGGTGATGAACTTTCTGCATCAGCATTAACAAGAGGATTAGATAATGTTAAAGGCAGAACGAGCCTTGTTGAGGTTAAATTTAGCAAATATGATTTTTTGATTTTTCTATTGATTATAGGATTGATAGTTTGGTCTTTAGTATGA
- a CDS encoding MptD family putative ECF transporter S component, whose translation MKNRLTAKDLINVGIYTAIYLVIFFVTGMLGAVPILYPTIFILIPILTGIPFMLFLTKVEKFGMVSLMGIILGVFWYFMGYTWLAPAVYIPMAIIADVVMNTKKYKSFKVNTIGFWLFSCAELGCQMPMWVMADTYMEGVKQQMGEQFATDLAKYMPPWMGIAAIGIMFVGAVIGANLGKKMLKKHFERAGIA comes from the coding sequence ATGAAGAATCGATTAACAGCAAAGGATTTAATTAACGTAGGAATTTATACGGCTATTTATTTAGTCATATTTTTCGTAACAGGAATGCTAGGGGCTGTGCCAATACTTTATCCTACCATATTTATATTAATCCCAATATTAACAGGTATTCCATTTATGCTATTTCTAACCAAGGTAGAAAAGTTTGGAATGGTATCTCTAATGGGAATCATTTTAGGAGTATTTTGGTATTTTATGGGTTACACTTGGTTAGCACCAGCCGTGTATATTCCAATGGCAATTATTGCTGATGTAGTTATGAATACTAAAAAGTATAAAAGTTTTAAAGTTAATACAATAGGATTTTGGTTGTTTTCATGTGCTGAGTTAGGCTGTCAGATGCCAATGTGGGTTATGGCAGATACCTATATGGAAGGAGTAAAACAACAAATGGGTGAGCAATTTGCGACCGATTTAGCGAAATATATGCCACCATGGATGGGAATTGCTGCAATTGGCATCATGTTTGTTGGAGCAGTGATAGGTGCTAATCTAGGCAAGAAAATGTTGAAAAAACATTTTGAAAGAGCTGGAATTGCTTAA